In Syntrophorhabdus sp., a genomic segment contains:
- a CDS encoding two-component sensor histidine kinase yields MSSGKTRRSRNTLALRLTLWYAGIFTVSSFVAFLLFYTLVTSVVRDRTDEELMSEARRYVVLASTEGLEEAKKAAVVETQAAGVRKVFFRMLYADGVAFSSSNMSYWKDIGIHVSAIRQLVEGADHVFETMDLPERRDEVRILYVMLGSNIILQIGEAVEGSSRFLEVFRRIF; encoded by the coding sequence ATGTCCTCAGGGAAAACCCGTAGGTCCCGCAATACACTGGCCCTGAGACTTACCCTCTGGTACGCGGGGATATTCACCGTTTCCTCCTTTGTCGCCTTCCTTCTCTTCTACACGCTTGTCACGTCCGTTGTCCGCGACCGGACGGACGAGGAGCTTATGAGTGAGGCCCGTCGCTATGTCGTTCTCGCGTCGACGGAGGGGCTGGAAGAGGCCAAGAAAGCCGCCGTCGTGGAGACCCAGGCCGCGGGCGTGCGAAAGGTCTTCTTTCGCATGCTCTATGCAGACGGGGTGGCGTTCTCTTCGTCGAACATGTCCTACTGGAAGGACATCGGTATTCACGTGAGCGCGATCCGCCAGCTGGTGGAGGGGGCCGACCATGTCTTTGAAACGATGGACCTTCCCGAGCGCCGGGACGAGGTCCGTATCCTGTACGTGATGCTCGGCTCCAACATCATCCTGCAGATCGGCGAGGCTGTCGAGGGATCATCACGGTTCCTGGAGGTCTTCAGACGGATCTTT